One part of the Quercus lobata isolate SW786 chromosome 7, ValleyOak3.0 Primary Assembly, whole genome shotgun sequence genome encodes these proteins:
- the LOC115953138 gene encoding stomatal closure-related actin-binding protein 3-like, whose product MTKISPEFEEEMQTEEVLQVSVDVSFASNHFPKYKLGADNQILEEPKEDNHGPSLKEVVEQETVSLSEQHKRLSVRDLASKFDKNLSAAAKLSDEAKLREVASLEGHVLLKKLRDALESLRGRLAGRNKEDVEKAISMVEALAVKLTQKEGELIQEKFEVKKLASYLKQASEDAKKLVNQEKSFACAEIESARSVVQRIGEALEEQERNTQASKKQDVEELIEEVQEGRRIKLLHQPSKVVDMEYELRALRAQIWEKSVFSVKLQKELAIRKRDEENKFRLYVLEGSENLGSYLKLKPCSDKAPQLPNCSIQWYRLSSEGTWKEIISGANKSIYAPEPFDVGRILQAEIVSNGQKLTVTTSGPIDPAAGLGSYVETLLRKSNTEFNVVISQMNGQDHASHSVHVFHVGKMRIKLSRGWITKARENYSLSMQLCGGRGDINNSAKALFWQARKGLSYVLTFESERDRNAAVMLARKYAFDCNVMLAGPDDQV is encoded by the exons ATGACGAAGATCAGTCCTGAGTTTGAAGAGGAGATGCAGACAGAAGAAGTCCTTCAGGTTTCAGTTGATGTGAGCTTTGCTTCTAATCATTTTCCGAAGTATAAATTAGGAGCTGACAATCAAATTTTGGAAGAGCCAAAAGAGGACAACCATGGTCCATCCTTGAAGGAGGTTGTTGAACAGGAAACTGTCAGTCTGTCAGAGCAGCATAAGCGTCTCTCAGTTCGTGACCTTGCAAGTAAATTTGACAAAAACTTGTCTGCTGCTGCTAAGTTGTCTGATGAG GCAAAGCTTAGGGAGGTGGCTTCTTTGGAGGGACATGTTCTTTTGAAGAAGCTTAGAGATGCATTAGAGTCTCTAAGAGGCCGTTTGGCAGGACGAAACAAGGAGGATGTGGAGAAAGCTATCTCTATG GTGGAAGCTTTAGCAGTTAAGTTGACTCAGAAAGAAGGAGAATTGATTCAAGAGAAGTTTGAAGTAAAAAAGCTAGCAAGCTACCTCAAACAG GCTTCTGAAGATGCAAAAAAGTTAGTTAATCAAGAGAAATCTTTTGCTTGTGCTGAAATTGAGAGTGCAAGGTCCGTAGTGCAGAGAATTGGAGAGGCCCTTGAAGAACAAGAAAGAAATACCCAGGCTTCTAAAAAGCAG GATGTGGAGGAACTAATAGAGGAGGTTCAAGAGGGAAGAAGAATAAAATTGTTGCATCAGCCAAGCAAG GTGGTTGACATGGAATATGAGCTTCGTGCACTAAGGGCTCAAATTTGGGAGAAATCTGTATTTTCGGTTAAGCTTCAAAAAGAG CTGGCAATACGCAAGAGGGATGAGGAGAACAAATTCCGTTTATATGTCTTAGAAGGTTCTGAAAATTTAGGTTCATATCTAAAACTAAAGCCTTGCTCAGACAAGGCTCCACAACTTCCAAATTGTTCAATTCAGTGGTACCGCCTGTCATCTGAAGGCAcctggaaggaaattatttcaG GTGCCAACAAATCCATCTATGCTCCAGAACCCTTTGATGTTGGACGAATCTTACAAGCTGAAATTGTTTCAAATGGCCAAAAATTGACAGTCACAACTTCTGGTCCCATTGATCCAG CTGCAGGACTTGGAAGTTATGTAGAGACGCTTTTACGAAAATCTAACACTGAATTCAAT GTAGTTATTTCCCAGATGAATGGACAAGATCACGCATCACACTCTGTTCATGTATTTCATGTGGGAAAGATGAGAATAAAGCTCAGTAGAGGATGGATTACAAAGGCTAGAGAAAATTATTCCTTGTCAATGCAG CTATGTGGAGGTAGAGGTGATATTAATAATTCAGCCAAGGCATTGTTTTGGCAAGCAAGGAAGGGCCTCTCGTATGTATTAACATTTGAATCAGAGCGAGACAGAAATGCAGCTGTTATGCTTGCCAGGAAATATGCTTTTGATTGCAAT GTCATGCTTGCTGGACCGGATGATCAAGTATAG
- the LOC115954271 gene encoding G2/mitotic-specific cyclin S13-7-like — translation MASRPIVPQQPRGEAGVGGAKQQPKKNVAGEARNRRALGDIGNLATVRGIEGKPNRPITRSFCAQLLANAQAAAAAGNNKKQVCVNVDAGKKAGGAPKPPQKKATVKPKPVEVIDVSPDTQEDDAKPKQENNPIIKKKDGEARSGKKAHAFSSVLTARSKAACGLTNKPKEKIIDIDAEDVGNDLAAVEYIEDIYKFYKLVENENRPHDYIDSQPEINESMRAILVDWLIDVHRKFELSPETLYLTINIVDRFLAIKIVSRRELQLVGISAMLMASKYEEIWPPEVNDFVHLSDRAYTHEQVLTMEKTILGKLEWTLTVPTPYVFLARFIKASIPDKELESMVYFLAELGIMHYTIMYCPSMIAASAVYAARCTLKKTPWNETLKLYTGFSEPQLMDCAKQLVSFHAMAGKSKLQAVYRKYSNPERGAVSLLPPAALLL, via the exons ATGGCTTCAAGACCCATTGTTCCACAACAACCCCGAG GAGAGGCAGGAGTTGGAGGGGCTAAGCAACAACCGAAGAAGAATGTTGCAGGCGAAGCAAGAAACCGTAGAGCACTTGGAGATATTGGGAATTTGGCAACAGTTAGAGGAATTGAGGGCAAGCCTAATCGTCCAATCACAAG GAGTTTCTGTGCCCAATTACTTGCAAATGCACAAGCTGCAGCAGCTGCTGGAAACAACAAG AAACAAGTTTGTGTAAATGTGGATGCGGGTAAAAAAGCCGGTGGGGCACCTAAGCCGCCTCAAAAGAAAGCCACCGTTAAACCAAAGCCAGTGGAAGTGATTGATGTAAGCCCGGATACACAGGAGGATGATGCTAAGCCTAAGCAAGAGAATAATCCTATCATCAAGAAAAAGGATGGAGAAGCAAGATCTGGAAAGAAAGCACATGCTTTTTCTTCAGTCCTCACTGCCCGCAGTAAG GCTGCTTGTGGTCTGACTAACAAACCGAAGGAGAAGATTATTGATATTGATGCAGAAGATGTTGGTAATGACTTGGCTGCTGTGGAATACATTGAGGACATTTACAAGTTCTATAAACTAGTTGAg AATGAGAATCGCCCTCATGACTATATCGACTCGCAGCCTGAGATTAATGAAAGTATGAGAGCAATATTGGTGGATTGGCTGATAGATGTGCATAGAAAGTTTGAACTTTCGCCAGAAACTCTTTATCTGACCATCAATATAGTTGACCGTTTCCTCGCAATTAAGATTGTGTCAAGGAGGGAATTGCAGTTGGTGGGCATCAGTGCCATGCTCATGGCCTCTAAGTATGAAGAAATCTGGCCCCCTGAG GTCAATGACTTTGTACACCTTTCAGATAGAGCTTACACTCATGAACAGGTTCTGACTATGGAGAAAACTATTCTTGGCAAGCTAGAATGGACCTTGACTGTGCCTACACCATATGTTTTCCTTGCCCGTTTCATCAAGGCATCCATTCCTGATAAAGAA TTGGAAAGCATGGTCTATTTTCTTGCTGAGTTGGGTATCATGCATTATACCATAATGTATTGCCCCTCGATGATTGCTGCCTCGGCAGTCTATGCGGCTCGTTGCACTCTAAAGAAGACTCCTTGGAACGAGACCCTTAAACTTTACACTGGCTTCTCTGAACCACAATTGAT GGATTGTGCTAAACAACTAGTGAGCTTCCATGCGATGGCTGGGAAAAGCAAGCTTCAAGCTGTGTATAGGAAGTACTCAAATCCGGAAAGAGGAGCTGTTTCGTTGCTTCCACCTGCTGCTCTTTTGCTGTAA
- the LOC115954272 gene encoding uncharacterized protein LOC115954272, producing MRVHHLVDSTSDYCAFLVADSIAMQHPRKRRFYFEAMWTRREECREIIKAAWGEGMGLETLNDIVARLKNCADDISRWNKAVFGQVPKKIQSKKNALNNLVLRDRDGSLGSEINDLMDSKEIMWHQRSKVQWMGLGDRNTKNFHSKAFQRKKKNIISRIMDGNGNWCDSNEGVANVAVSYFTKLYTTSHLSRIIEVTNAILTRVSGEMNQDLIKEFTKEEDQRVHYGGS from the coding sequence ATGAGAGTGCACCACCTGGTAGATTCTACTTCCGACTATTGTGCTTTCCTGGTGGCTGATTCTATAGCTATGCAACATCCTAGAAAGCGAAGATTTTACTTTGAAGCCATGTGGACGAGAAGGGAAGAGTGCAGAGAAATTATCAAAGCAGCCTGGGGTGAAGGTATGGGCCTAGAAACTCTGAATGATATAGTTGCAAGACTGAAGAACTGTGCTGATGATATATCAAGGTGGAACAAAGCTGTTTTTGGTCAAGTCCCAAAGAAAATTCAGAGCAAAAAAAACGCCCTTAATAATTTGGTACTCAGAGATAGAGATGGGAGCTTGGGCAGTGAGATCAATGACCTTATGGACAGTAAGGAAATTATGTGGCATCAGCGATCTAAGGTGCAATGGATGGGCTTGGGGGACcgaaatacaaaaaatttccaTTCAAAAGcctttcaaagaaaaaagaagaacattATTTCTAGAATTATGGATGGGAATGGAAACTGGTGTGATTCTAATGAAGGCGTTGCAAATGTGGCTGTTTCTTATTTCACAAAGCTCTATACTACCTCCCACCTAAGTCGCATAATAGAAGTCACTAATGCAATTCTGACTAGAGTATCTGGGGAGATGAACCAAGACCTTATCAAAGAGTTCACTAAGGAGGAAGATCAAAGAGTTCACTATGGAGGAAGTTGA